A genomic window from Lycium barbarum isolate Lr01 chromosome 4, ASM1917538v2, whole genome shotgun sequence includes:
- the LOC132634781 gene encoding NAD(P)H-quinone oxidoreductase subunit S, chloroplastic: MAASSSFQLSSLQIQTPPLKKSNFLGQSHSLNLNNIHTKSTLKQTSTSVTAKFNLYEILGGRGLCNGEEGIEKELKKSVSEEPSSSAAAPPASDDNQENSETGEFPVDGFEKEMMGLTGGFPGGETGLQKFIEQNPPPKKTESSSMVFSGFNQRPKPPELPLLLPGMIAIVKNTNNPYYMYCGIVQRITDGKAAVLFEGGNWDRLISFRLEELERREKGPPMVSPRSVILENMVEKDSEA; this comes from the coding sequence atGGCTGCTTCTTCTTCCTTTCAACTCTCAAGCCTTCAAATTCAAACCCCACCTCTTAAAAAATCAAACTTTCTTGGACAGTCTCACAGCCTTAACCTCAATAATATTCATACCAAATCAACTTTGAAACAAACTTCAACCTCAGTTACAGCAAAATTCAATCTTTATGAGATTCTTGGAGGTAGAGGTCTATGTAATGGAGAAGAAGGTATAGAAAAAGAGCTAAAAAAGTCGGTTTCGGAAGAACCATCATCATCAGCAGCAGCACCACCAGCTAGTGATGATAATCAAGAAAACAGCGAAACCGGGGAGTTCCCAGTAGATGGATTTGAGAAAGAAATGATGGGGCTTACTGGCGGATTTCCGGGAGGTGAAACGGGTTTACAGAAATTCATAGAACAAAATCCACCTCCCAAGAAAACAGAATCATCAAGTATGGTTTTTTCTGGTTTTAATCAGAGACCAAAGCCACCTGAATTGCCACTTTTGTTACCTGGGATGATTGCTATAGTCAAGAATACTAATAATCCATATTATATGTATTGTGGGATTGTGCAGAGGATCACTGATGGCAAAGCTGCTGTGCTTTTTGAAGGTGGGAATTGGGATAGGTTGATTTCTTTCAGGCTCGAAGAACTCGAACGAAGAGAGAAAGGACCACCAATGGTGAGTCCTAGGTCTGTCATACTTGAAAACATGGTAGAAAAGGACTCTGAAGCTTGA
- the LOC132634782 gene encoding uncharacterized protein LOC132634782: MGGAAHMMKRIPRIKFPQRHPKPSSGSTQQDSQQMKTSTTDDVPRTFFSRSQSSMPVAGKASDQPKRTPVSQEEIEAILLGGCN; the protein is encoded by the exons ATGGGTGGGGCAGCACATATGATGAAGAGAATCCCACGTATCAAATTTCCTCAGAGACACCCAAAACCTTCTTCTG GTTCCACGCAACAGGACTCACAACAAATGAAAACTTCAACAACTGATGATGTTCCTCGAACATTCTTTTCAAGATCCCAATCTAGCATGCCTGTTGCAGGGAAGGCTTCTGACCAACCTAAAAGAACACCGGTGTCTCAGGAGGAAATTGAGGCCATTTTG TTGGGCGGCTGCAACTAA